Proteins encoded in a region of the bacterium genome:
- a CDS encoding DUF721 domain-containing protein codes for MRRVRFPPISFPGRWSGASAKGGSGPVDKLGNILPRVLRRQPGGGRLIGTQVGSAFRNLIGAEPAKLCDEIELHSGTLVITTSSPALAHQLRLDAETIVGRLNGLGLGRKVRALRVRIGRSTRSG; via the coding sequence TTGAGGCGGGTCCGTTTCCCCCCGATCTCATTTCCAGGGCGATGGTCTGGAGCGTCAGCGAAGGGGGGATCCGGACCTGTGGATAAATTGGGCAATATCCTGCCCCGGGTGCTTCGGCGGCAGCCCGGCGGCGGGCGGCTGATCGGGACGCAGGTGGGTTCCGCCTTCCGCAACCTCATCGGGGCCGAGCCGGCGAAGCTGTGCGACGAGATCGAGCTCCATTCCGGCACCCTGGTGATCACGACGTCGAGCCCGGCGCTCGCCCACCAGCTGAGGCTGGACGCCGAGACGATCGTCGGCCGTTTGAACGGGCTGGGTCTCGGCCGCAAGGTTCGGGCGCTGCGGGTGCGGATCGGACGGTCGACTCGATCGGGATGA
- a CDS encoding DUF4388 domain-containing protein: MIGLGRSQEKLLHSHGTLAEIPLRSLLEAAQGERSTGTLTLHDGNGQSTSLYFLFGHLFHAQGEGTAGDDAVVNALHWTRGDFEFDTKAKLPADETVRAGIHDLVHAAESAPRQIPVEPLAEPRVEPRVDEPEPHPERRDHAEPERKLEAPQPRRGVKHRPQPKHGREPIPVPAGQVIYDSLKTSFVDFPRLITTLEREGYTGYVRLLTDDASGLILFREGSALECMYDGATEPGSLVLGKPALMQFNDDVTAGHGVLDVVGLSAELIDGLYELTVSRPMYTELYAAWVDMKALLKFLSDRKLSGSVMIRSGAGTGVIILAQGELAGAYTSESRDISDKPDRALALCDDPAAMIEVKSADASKHAPLDVGEIAGGRRGSRSPLAAAPATQAAPAAPETVVPTPPSMPVITPEPPTAQFSTSAFSSYGQAPSVPVAPTTPPIAASGDTQLDWASIVAELQAMAEDALGNRARKVKDILGAADPSMAGIESAIDQIPSISLLFVDSSRLEQLAQEMRARLKSHL; the protein is encoded by the coding sequence ATGATCGGGCTGGGCCGATCCCAGGAGAAGCTCTTGCACTCACACGGCACTCTCGCCGAAATTCCCCTTCGATCACTGTTGGAGGCCGCTCAGGGTGAGCGGTCCACCGGTACGCTTACGCTCCACGATGGGAACGGCCAGTCGACGTCGCTCTACTTCCTGTTCGGTCATCTCTTCCACGCTCAGGGGGAAGGCACGGCCGGCGACGACGCGGTGGTCAACGCCCTCCACTGGACCAGGGGCGATTTCGAATTCGACACCAAGGCGAAGCTCCCCGCGGACGAAACGGTCAGGGCCGGCATCCACGACCTCGTCCATGCGGCCGAGTCCGCACCGAGGCAGATCCCCGTTGAGCCCCTTGCCGAACCCCGGGTCGAACCTCGGGTCGACGAGCCGGAACCACATCCCGAGCGCAGAGATCATGCTGAACCGGAGAGGAAGTTGGAAGCACCCCAGCCGAGACGAGGCGTGAAGCATCGCCCGCAGCCCAAGCATGGACGCGAACCGATCCCCGTTCCCGCAGGGCAGGTCATCTACGACTCGCTCAAGACTTCGTTCGTCGACTTTCCGCGGCTGATCACCACCCTCGAAAGGGAGGGCTACACCGGTTACGTCCGGCTGCTGACCGACGACGCGTCGGGACTGATCCTGTTCCGCGAAGGTTCGGCGCTCGAGTGCATGTACGACGGCGCGACCGAACCAGGCAGCCTGGTCCTCGGCAAACCGGCTTTGATGCAGTTCAACGATGACGTCACCGCCGGCCATGGGGTTCTCGACGTGGTCGGCCTTTCGGCCGAGCTCATCGACGGGCTGTACGAGCTGACCGTTTCGCGTCCGATGTACACCGAGCTCTACGCCGCGTGGGTCGACATGAAGGCGCTGCTCAAGTTCCTGAGCGACCGCAAGCTGAGCGGCAGCGTGATGATCCGGTCAGGCGCCGGCACCGGCGTGATCATCCTCGCTCAGGGTGAGCTCGCCGGTGCGTACACGAGCGAGTCCCGCGACATCTCCGACAAACCCGACCGGGCGCTCGCCCTGTGCGACGACCCCGCCGCGATGATCGAGGTCAAGTCGGCGGACGCAAGCAAGCACGCGCCCCTGGATGTCGGCGAGATCGCCGGCGGACGGCGCGGTTCCCGGAGCCCGCTGGCGGCTGCCCCCGCGACGCAGGCCGCGCCCGCGGCCCCCGAAACTGTGGTGCCGACCCCGCCGTCGATGCCCGTCATCACGCCAGAGCCGCCGACGGCTCAGTTCTCGACCAGCGCCTTTTCGAGCTATGGGCAGGCGCCCTCGGTGCCGGTTGCGCCGACGACTCCGCCCATCGCCGCCTCGGGCGACACGCAGCTGGACTGGGCGTCGATCGTGGCCGAGCTCCAGGCGATGGCCGAGGACGCGCTGGGCAACCGCGCCCGCAAGGTGAAGGACATCCTCGGCGCCGCCGATCCCTCGATGGCCGGCATCGAGTCGGCCATCGACCAGATCCCCAGCATCTCGCTTCTCTTCGTCGATTCCTCGCGGCTCGAGCAGCTGGCGCAGGAGATGAGGGCCCGTCTCAAGTCCCACCTCTAG
- the recF gene encoding DNA replication/repair protein RecF: MRLRRLQLKNHRNYAQLDLTPGPGVNVFIGANGQGKTNLLEAVAMLALSASPRARREFELVGPVAGASRIEAEVETAGKTVELAITLNLEGERARRVIEVDGIRRRAFDLPGHFRVTLFWPDDLGLVKGGPELRRRFLNQMLVQIEPGYARALAGLRRVLEQRNSLLKRMAAGEEGMDVLEAWNQELVRVGGQISAARAAAVRELEPEAARSHAEIAAGERLEILYEGPPDGLAEAVHNSLAEDLRRGSTSIGPHRDDLRVLLDGKEARSYGSQGQQRTAVVGLKLAEATVVTQRTGERPVLLLDDVLSELDAERRAALLRQVAAAGQVIITSVEAGPFPPDLISRAMVWSVSEGGIRTCG; the protein is encoded by the coding sequence GTGCGACTCCGGCGCCTGCAACTCAAGAACCACCGCAACTACGCCCAGCTGGATCTGACCCCCGGGCCTGGCGTCAACGTCTTCATCGGCGCCAACGGCCAGGGCAAGACCAACCTGCTGGAGGCGGTGGCGATGCTGGCGCTGTCAGCCTCGCCCAGGGCGCGCCGCGAATTCGAGCTGGTCGGCCCGGTGGCCGGCGCCTCCCGCATCGAAGCCGAGGTGGAGACTGCCGGCAAGACCGTCGAGCTGGCGATCACCCTGAACCTCGAGGGCGAGCGAGCACGTCGCGTGATCGAGGTCGACGGCATCCGGCGCAGGGCCTTCGACCTGCCAGGCCACTTCCGGGTGACCCTGTTCTGGCCGGACGACCTCGGGCTGGTGAAGGGCGGTCCAGAGCTGCGCCGGCGCTTCCTGAACCAGATGCTGGTGCAGATCGAGCCGGGCTATGCCCGAGCGCTCGCCGGACTGCGGCGGGTGCTGGAGCAGCGGAACAGCCTGCTCAAGCGGATGGCCGCCGGAGAGGAGGGCATGGACGTCCTGGAGGCCTGGAACCAGGAGCTGGTCCGGGTCGGCGGCCAGATCTCGGCGGCGCGCGCGGCGGCCGTCCGGGAGCTCGAGCCGGAAGCCGCGCGCTCTCATGCCGAGATCGCCGCGGGGGAACGGCTCGAGATCCTCTACGAGGGGCCGCCGGACGGTCTGGCGGAGGCTGTGCATAACTCGCTCGCCGAGGACCTTCGCCGGGGCTCGACCAGCATCGGTCCGCACCGAGACGACCTCCGGGTTCTGCTGGACGGCAAGGAGGCGCGCAGCTACGGCTCACAGGGCCAGCAGAGGACCGCCGTGGTCGGCCTCAAGCTGGCCGAGGCGACCGTGGTGACTCAGCGCACGGGCGAGCGGCCGGTGCTCCTGCTCGACGACGTGCTCTCCGAGCTCGATGCCGAGCGCCGGGCTGCGCTGCTTCGGCAGGTGGCAGCTGCAGGCCAGGTGATCATCACATCCGTTGAGGCGGGTCCGTTTCCCCCCGATCTCATTTCCAGGGCGATGGTCTGGAGCGTCAGCGAAGGGGGGATCCGGACCTGTGGATAA
- a CDS encoding glycosyltransferase family 1 protein — protein sequence MAEASHLISARTARRRVAVISMHTSPTASLGHNANGGLNVYVHEVASAFSDQGIATDIFTRKQSPDDPEVESLAPLSRVIYLPAGHDLDKYSLYNEVPSFATRILDFAAREQIDYDLLFSHYWLSGEVACLLRPELALGWAHVAHTLGLVKNRTLASGARPEPALRIRVEGEIAQQADLLIASTADEGQEIVGGYSADPERVFIVPPGVDPTTFQPMDRADARRQIGYGSGRMLLFVGRLERLKGVDVAIRALALLRDRQHDDVRLLILGEDSRDGDESEKDRLKAVASGLGVRDRVTFAGSVAHHELPYFYAAADVCVMPSYSESFGLVGLEAQACGCPVVASGVSGLRSVVRDEVSGYLIAGHDPAVYAERIGRLLADRELAQQMGRRGRLLAQRFSWTRTADRLEELFDGVIERGQARVQSADGRGQVRVQSADGRGQARV from the coding sequence GTGGCTGAGGCGAGTCACCTGATCTCCGCCCGCACCGCCCGCAGGCGCGTCGCGGTCATCTCCATGCACACGTCGCCCACCGCCTCTTTGGGCCACAACGCCAACGGCGGCCTCAACGTCTACGTCCACGAGGTCGCCAGCGCCTTCAGCGACCAGGGCATCGCCACCGACATATTCACCCGCAAACAGTCCCCCGACGATCCGGAGGTCGAATCCCTGGCTCCTCTCTCACGAGTCATCTATCTGCCGGCCGGCCACGACCTGGACAAGTACTCCCTGTACAACGAGGTGCCGTCCTTCGCCACGCGCATCCTCGACTTCGCGGCCCGAGAGCAGATCGACTACGACCTGCTCTTCTCTCACTACTGGCTCTCGGGTGAGGTGGCATGCCTCCTGCGCCCTGAGCTGGCTTTGGGGTGGGCGCACGTCGCTCATACCCTCGGCCTGGTCAAGAACCGCACCCTTGCGAGCGGCGCGCGGCCCGAGCCTGCGCTGCGCATCCGGGTGGAGGGTGAGATCGCGCAGCAGGCGGACCTCCTGATCGCCTCGACCGCGGATGAAGGGCAGGAGATCGTCGGCGGCTACAGCGCGGATCCCGAACGGGTTTTCATCGTGCCGCCGGGGGTCGACCCCACGACGTTCCAGCCCATGGACCGCGCCGACGCTCGCCGCCAGATCGGATACGGCAGCGGCCGGATGCTGCTTTTCGTCGGACGGCTCGAGCGGCTGAAAGGAGTTGACGTGGCGATTCGCGCGCTGGCGCTCTTGCGGGATCGCCAGCATGACGACGTGCGCCTGCTCATTCTCGGCGAGGACAGCCGGGACGGCGACGAGAGCGAGAAGGACCGGCTGAAGGCGGTCGCCTCGGGGCTCGGCGTGCGTGATCGTGTCACCTTCGCCGGCTCGGTCGCCCACCACGAGCTGCCGTACTTCTACGCCGCGGCTGACGTCTGCGTTATGCCGTCCTACAGCGAGTCGTTCGGGCTGGTCGGATTGGAGGCGCAGGCATGCGGGTGCCCCGTCGTCGCCTCAGGCGTTTCGGGTCTGCGTTCGGTCGTTCGAGACGAGGTGAGCGGGTATCTCATCGCCGGCCACGACCCCGCGGTGTACGCGGAAAGGATCGGACGCCTGCTTGCTGATCGCGAGCTCGCGCAGCAGATGGGCCGCCGGGGCCGCCTGCTCGCGCAACGCTTTTCCTGGACGCGGACCGCGGATCGCCTGGAGGAGCTGTTCGACGGCGTGATCGAACGCGGCCAAGCCCGCGTCCAGTCGGCGGATGGCCGCGGTCAGGTTCGCGTCCAGTCGGCGGATGGCCGCGGTCAGGCTCGCGTCTAG
- the dnaN gene encoding DNA polymerase III subunit beta: MKVTCRPAVLGQALQVVSRAISSRTTLPILNNILIETTAEGLALTATNLEIGIKKLVPAEVSMEGSTTAPARLLTDFVGTLPDQDLDMTLDGATQSLALRCARFDTHIKCIEAEEFPPGPRPDEGDRLEVALDELVSAVEQTQMAASTDEARPVLTGVLVQVQGGSLTLAATDGHRLAVRKLTAAGASDLEASLIVPARALAELSRVLKGEPGKVEVIISKARNQVFFRAGTSELTSRLIDGKYPNYAQVIPSKSSTRVRVSTSELTQTVRAVSLFARDSANVIRVKAQPGALVLSATTNEVGDSKAEMAADVEGSEIQIAFNARYVLDALGVIGEDEVELLFDGPLSPGLLRPPGKEHYLYVIMPVRVAMS; encoded by the coding sequence ATGAAGGTCACCTGCAGGCCGGCGGTGCTGGGCCAGGCGCTCCAGGTCGTGTCTCGCGCCATCTCCAGCCGAACCACTCTGCCGATTCTCAACAACATCCTCATCGAGACCACCGCAGAGGGGCTGGCGCTCACCGCCACCAACCTCGAGATCGGCATCAAGAAGCTGGTGCCAGCCGAAGTTTCGATGGAGGGTTCGACCACCGCGCCGGCAAGGCTGCTCACCGATTTCGTCGGCACCCTTCCCGACCAGGACCTCGACATGACCCTGGACGGCGCAACCCAATCGCTGGCCTTGCGCTGCGCCCGCTTCGACACCCACATCAAGTGCATCGAGGCGGAGGAGTTCCCTCCCGGACCTCGGCCGGATGAGGGCGACCGGCTGGAGGTCGCGCTCGACGAGCTCGTCAGCGCGGTCGAGCAGACGCAGATGGCCGCCTCGACCGACGAGGCGCGGCCGGTGCTGACCGGCGTGCTGGTGCAGGTCCAGGGCGGCAGCCTGACGCTCGCGGCCACGGACGGCCATCGGCTGGCGGTGCGCAAATTGACCGCGGCGGGCGCCTCCGACCTGGAAGCCAGCCTGATCGTGCCCGCCCGCGCCCTGGCCGAGCTCTCCAGAGTGCTGAAAGGCGAACCCGGCAAGGTCGAGGTGATCATCTCGAAGGCTCGCAACCAGGTGTTCTTCCGGGCCGGCACCTCGGAGCTGACCTCCAGGCTGATCGATGGGAAGTATCCCAACTACGCACAGGTTATCCCCAGCAAAAGCTCAACCCGGGTGAGGGTTTCCACCAGCGAGCTCACACAGACGGTTCGCGCGGTCTCCCTTTTCGCCCGTGACAGCGCCAATGTGATCCGAGTCAAAGCTCAACCGGGCGCCCTGGTCCTGTCGGCCACGACCAACGAGGTCGGGGACAGCAAAGCCGAGATGGCCGCCGACGTGGAGGGCTCCGAAATCCAGATCGCGTTCAACGCCCGCTACGTCCTGGACGCCCTGGGAGTGATTGGGGAGGACGAGGTCGAGCTGCTCTTCGACGGCCCCCTCAGCCCGGGACTGCTGCGACCGCCGGGCAAGGAGCACTACCTCTACGTGATCATGCCCGTGCGGGTGGCGATGTCCTGA
- a CDS encoding ATP-dependent helicase, with translation MTAPRPHPDPSQAEAGRPAASLGLEQRRAAALGRGPVRVVAGAGTGKTAVIAERFRRLVASGVAPEAILVMTFTERAAGEMRQRIEDLVGVPAAAVGTFHSIALGWLRADGRAVGVPAGFRILTGADRWILARELMWELGDPALTADDRPDDLVSAVLQVLERMKQELVPLQRLAAWAAASEDRERAELMRACLRLFRAYEKACRQLRWLDFEDLLLLAVRMLEVNPRLLGAYAARYPHVLVDEYQDLNLAQERLVELIAGAGEPFIVGDDDQSIYRFRGASRASLERFLHHFPVAHTITLGRNRRSSRRIVAAAAALIESNPDRLAKQLRSDLAGAPVELWLCPDGATEGAAIAAEAARLAEQGTSLARIAVLCRTHAIARPIAAALAARGLPHVLTGGHGFLDRPEIRDVIAQLRVLRDPTDVVALARAMTRPPLSLEAAAALTMLRDRGEASPVDALKRWAPSSQLAELLEQLAAEARRLDVRDLFFELMERTRYLEALSAGLERSEAASATANVSRFAEMIADFCETSNDRSLEAYMRHLDLVLLSGEDEAPAPVEAVADAIQVMTIHQAKGLEFDAVFVPGLVEGRLPQSGRSPRFELPPAVLEPLVRGREDVVAEERRLLYVAMTRAKRHLYLTRASHYEGGRRWRDSRFLDEVRAAGPRMVREREIEGCPASPHAVPQPETKGEVVLSYSAIAAYRDCPRQFWYRYEQRLPAVQSAEAVHGVILHEVLRQAGEVRRQGDKVSATRLRSILDDAWSRTTFPDQRRAPTFRRNGADQLEAYRKRGGFEVAPEYLEQPFRVAVDGWTLRGVIDRIDRTEAGWRITDYKSGRPVTRGRRDLQVALYALGARSALRLEPVELEVVYLANGRSVAVEKADALVAEARKQGAEVADGVRAGRYDPRPERRRCRLCPYRLACPEAL, from the coding sequence ATGACAGCGCCACGTCCCCACCCTGATCCTTCCCAGGCGGAAGCAGGCAGGCCGGCAGCCTCGCTTGGGCTCGAGCAGCGACGGGCCGCCGCCCTCGGGCGCGGGCCTGTCCGCGTGGTCGCCGGCGCGGGCACCGGCAAGACCGCGGTCATCGCCGAGCGGTTTCGCCGGCTGGTGGCGAGCGGCGTGGCGCCGGAGGCGATCCTGGTCATGACCTTCACCGAGCGCGCCGCCGGCGAGATGCGCCAGCGCATCGAGGACCTGGTCGGCGTACCCGCGGCTGCCGTCGGGACCTTCCACTCGATCGCGCTCGGCTGGCTTCGCGCCGACGGCCGGGCGGTGGGGGTGCCTGCCGGTTTTCGCATCCTGACCGGTGCCGATCGCTGGATCCTGGCCCGGGAGCTGATGTGGGAGCTCGGTGACCCGGCCCTCACCGCTGACGACCGGCCGGATGACCTGGTCTCCGCCGTTCTACAGGTGCTCGAGCGCATGAAGCAGGAGCTGGTGCCCCTGCAGCGGCTCGCGGCGTGGGCGGCCGCCAGCGAGGACCGCGAGCGGGCGGAGTTGATGCGCGCGTGCCTGCGGCTGTTTCGCGCCTACGAGAAGGCGTGCCGCCAACTCCGCTGGCTTGATTTCGAAGACCTCCTGCTGCTGGCGGTGCGGATGCTCGAGGTGAACCCGAGACTGCTCGGGGCTTACGCCGCGCGCTATCCGCATGTGCTCGTCGACGAGTACCAGGACCTGAATCTCGCTCAGGAGCGCCTTGTCGAGCTGATCGCGGGAGCTGGGGAGCCGTTCATCGTCGGCGATGACGATCAGTCCATCTATCGATTCCGTGGCGCGTCACGCGCCAGCCTGGAGCGATTCCTCCACCACTTCCCAGTGGCGCACACCATCACCCTCGGCCGGAACCGCCGCAGCTCGCGCCGCATCGTCGCCGCGGCGGCCGCCCTGATCGAAAGCAACCCTGACCGCCTGGCCAAACAGCTCCGCTCCGACCTCGCCGGAGCGCCGGTGGAGCTCTGGCTGTGTCCCGACGGGGCGACCGAGGGCGCGGCCATCGCCGCCGAGGCGGCGCGGCTGGCGGAGCAAGGCACATCCTTGGCGCGCATCGCGGTTCTGTGCCGCACCCACGCCATCGCGCGGCCGATCGCCGCCGCCCTCGCCGCTCGGGGCCTGCCGCACGTGCTGACCGGCGGCCACGGTTTTCTCGACCGTCCCGAGATCCGCGACGTCATCGCCCAGCTCAGGGTCCTGCGCGACCCGACCGACGTGGTCGCGCTGGCGCGGGCGATGACGCGTCCACCGCTGAGCCTGGAGGCGGCCGCGGCGTTGACCATGCTGCGGGATCGCGGTGAGGCCTCCCCCGTCGACGCCCTCAAGCGCTGGGCGCCCAGCTCACAGCTCGCGGAGCTCCTCGAACAGCTGGCGGCCGAGGCCCGCCGCCTGGATGTCCGCGACCTGTTCTTCGAGCTGATGGAGCGCACGCGCTACCTCGAGGCGCTGAGCGCGGGCCTGGAGAGGAGTGAGGCGGCGAGCGCAACCGCCAACGTGAGCCGGTTCGCGGAAATGATCGCCGACTTCTGCGAGACCTCGAACGATCGCTCGCTCGAGGCTTACATGCGGCACCTCGACCTGGTGCTGCTGTCGGGAGAGGACGAGGCGCCGGCGCCTGTGGAGGCGGTCGCGGACGCGATCCAGGTGATGACCATCCACCAGGCCAAAGGCCTGGAGTTCGACGCCGTCTTCGTGCCCGGGTTGGTCGAGGGCCGCCTGCCGCAATCTGGTCGATCACCGCGCTTCGAGCTCCCCCCGGCGGTGTTGGAGCCGCTCGTGCGCGGCCGTGAGGACGTGGTGGCGGAGGAGCGGCGCCTGCTCTACGTCGCCATGACACGGGCCAAGCGCCATCTGTACCTGACGCGCGCATCGCATTACGAAGGCGGGAGGCGGTGGCGCGATTCGCGCTTTCTCGACGAGGTGCGAGCGGCGGGTCCGCGCATGGTCCGCGAGCGGGAGATCGAAGGCTGCCCCGCCTCCCCGCACGCAGTCCCGCAACCCGAGACGAAGGGCGAGGTGGTCCTCTCCTACAGCGCCATCGCGGCATATCGCGACTGCCCGCGGCAGTTCTGGTACCGGTACGAGCAGCGCCTGCCGGCGGTCCAGAGCGCGGAAGCCGTGCACGGAGTGATCCTGCATGAGGTCCTGCGGCAGGCGGGCGAGGTTCGGCGGCAGGGCGACAAGGTGAGCGCCACGAGGCTGCGGTCGATCCTCGACGACGCCTGGAGCCGGACCACGTTCCCGGATCAGCGTCGCGCGCCGACCTTCCGGCGCAACGGGGCGGACCAGCTCGAGGCATATCGCAAGCGCGGAGGATTCGAGGTGGCTCCGGAATACCTGGAGCAGCCGTTCAGGGTCGCGGTCGATGGCTGGACTCTGCGCGGGGTCATCGACCGGATCGATCGCACCGAAGCCGGCTGGCGCATCACCGACTACAAGAGCGGCCGGCCGGTGACCCGCGGCCGGCGCGACCTGCAGGTGGCGCTGTACGCGCTGGGCGCCAGGTCTGCGCTGCGGCTGGAGCCGGTCGAGCTGGAAGTCGTTTACCTGGCGAACGGGAGATCGGTCGCGGTCGAAAAGGCGGATGCGCTGGTGGCTGAGGCTCGAAAGCAGGGAGCCGAGGTGGCGGACGGCGTGAGGGCGGGACGGTACGATCCCCGCCCGGAGCGCCGGCGGTGCCGGCTCTGTCCCTACCGGCTCGCCTGCCCCGAAGCCCTGTAG
- a CDS encoding cytochrome c: MPLTRGLKISALVALAVPALLALTAITTLADASPSPSGTSALPGDPAKGANLYAANCTSCHGVSLEGGIGAVLNPIDKLPGVADTLAPSFLIDVITNGRQPQAGDPKRLPMPAKGGNAKLSDQDVKDLAAYIIEQNRNPGGAPLSANELAKRTMLWVGIGIIAMIFVTLLLSRYNMRWIARRAAARRK; the protein is encoded by the coding sequence ATGCCCCTGACTAGAGGCCTCAAGATTTCCGCGTTGGTCGCGCTGGCCGTGCCGGCGCTGCTCGCCCTTACCGCGATCACAACGCTGGCGGATGCGTCGCCCTCGCCGTCCGGGACTTCGGCACTGCCAGGAGACCCGGCCAAGGGTGCGAACCTTTACGCCGCCAACTGCACCTCGTGCCACGGCGTCAGCCTCGAGGGTGGGATCGGCGCCGTGCTCAATCCGATCGACAAGCTGCCCGGGGTGGCGGACACCCTCGCGCCCAGCTTTCTGATCGACGTCATCACTAACGGACGCCAGCCACAGGCGGGAGACCCGAAGCGGCTCCCGATGCCCGCCAAGGGCGGCAACGCCAAGCTTTCCGACCAGGACGTCAAAGACCTGGCGGCCTACATCATCGAGCAGAACCGCAACCCCGGAGGCGCTCCGCTGTCCGCCAACGAGCTGGCCAAGCGAACGATGCTCTGGGTCGGTATCGGGATCATCGCCATGATCTTCGTCACCCTCCTGCTGTCCCGATACAACATGCGGTGGATCGCGCGCCGCGCGGCGGCGCGACGGAAGTAA
- a CDS encoding glycosyltransferase: protein MDRAPRGGATEVSAEPADAGSLEAPPPLLPTPTGGSPRVLILFSDTGGGHRAAARALTDALKLLDPTCTVMVADPLIGQGPGVVRRLASLYSPVIQRSRTAWGAVYHTSNTKPAFAAIRAVFGRGVRNVVVDLLKSHDPDVVLSVHPLLNHISHQAIRKSGRPRALMTVITDLVDFHRGWTFSQADLVIAPTELARQVALRRRVPADRVKLLGLPVDLRFRPPAPGEKQALRRRFGLEENRFTLLVMGGGAGVGHLAQQVRVLASEPYQWQVIAVCGRNEKLRRRLSELHFSTPTLVLGFVDYMPELMRACDIAVTKAGPGAIAEALATGLPLIITGFLPGQESPNVDFVVESGFGAFAPKDAELFDEVRVLAEGGPTWREMSRKAAELAHPYASSDIARECLLLAARYRASGQASR from the coding sequence GTGGATCGCGCGCCGCGCGGCGGCGCGACGGAAGTAAGCGCCGAACCGGCGGACGCCGGGTCGCTGGAGGCGCCGCCGCCTCTTCTTCCCACACCGACCGGCGGTTCACCTCGGGTCCTCATCCTCTTCAGTGATACCGGCGGCGGCCATCGAGCGGCGGCTCGAGCCCTCACCGACGCCCTGAAGCTCCTCGACCCGACCTGCACGGTGATGGTTGCCGACCCGCTCATCGGCCAGGGGCCCGGCGTCGTCCGCAGGCTCGCCTCGCTCTACTCGCCCGTGATCCAGCGGTCCCGCACCGCCTGGGGGGCCGTCTACCACACGAGCAACACCAAACCAGCATTCGCGGCGATCCGGGCCGTCTTCGGCCGCGGCGTGCGCAACGTCGTCGTGGACCTGTTGAAGAGCCACGACCCGGACGTCGTGCTGTCGGTCCATCCCCTTCTCAACCACATCAGCCACCAGGCGATCAGAAAAAGCGGCCGCCCGCGAGCTCTCATGACGGTGATAACCGACCTGGTCGACTTCCACCGCGGCTGGACATTCAGCCAGGCCGACCTCGTCATCGCCCCCACCGAGCTGGCGCGCCAGGTGGCGCTCAGACGTCGTGTGCCGGCAGACCGCGTCAAGCTGCTGGGCCTGCCGGTCGACCTGCGCTTCCGGCCGCCGGCGCCGGGCGAGAAGCAGGCGCTTCGCCGCCGTTTCGGCCTCGAGGAGAACCGCTTCACCCTCCTGGTCATGGGCGGCGGCGCGGGCGTGGGGCATCTCGCGCAGCAGGTCAGGGTGCTGGCATCGGAGCCCTACCAATGGCAGGTGATCGCGGTGTGCGGTCGCAACGAGAAATTGCGAAGGCGCCTGTCGGAGCTTCACTTTTCGACGCCCACGCTGGTGCTCGGCTTCGTCGACTACATGCCCGAGCTCATGCGCGCTTGCGACATCGCCGTGACGAAGGCCGGCCCGGGCGCGATCGCCGAAGCGCTGGCCACAGGCTTGCCCCTGATCATCACCGGGTTCCTCCCGGGCCAGGAGTCACCGAACGTCGACTTCGTCGTCGAGTCCGGGTTCGGCGCCTTCGCCCCCAAGGATGCCGAGCTTTTTGACGAGGTCCGGGTGCTCGCCGAAGGCGGACCCACGTGGCGCGAGATGTCGCGCAAGGCGGCCGAGCTCGCGCATCCGTACGCCTCGTCCGACATCGCGCGCGAGTGCCTGCTGCTGGCGGCGCGCTACAGGGCTTCGGGGCAGGCGAGCCGGTAG
- a CDS encoding histidine phosphatase family protein, which translates to MDIEIESALPELPETGAPPPPTVNASPARLLLVRHGQSTWNREHRIQGQQDPRLSDEGRGQAARLGRRLLGRRLAGCYSSDLRRAFETAEVIAATTGVDPEPMAGLREIQLGGWEGLRSEEIAERYPDAWASWTREPDWDLVPGAEGAAFFEARVAAALDAILERHQHGDVLVVTHGGVIQVALHRVVGRPSRGLFPFKIQNASITLLERRNGHLIIGGVNDTSHLEPALVSEPGPG; encoded by the coding sequence ATAGATATCGAGATCGAATCCGCGCTCCCGGAGCTGCCCGAGACCGGCGCACCTCCGCCTCCAACCGTCAACGCTTCGCCCGCGCGCCTGCTGCTCGTCCGGCACGGCCAGTCGACGTGGAACCGTGAGCACAGAATTCAGGGTCAGCAAGATCCGCGTCTCTCCGATGAGGGCCGAGGCCAGGCTGCACGGCTGGGTCGAAGACTGCTCGGGCGACGCCTGGCCGGCTGTTACTCCAGCGACCTGAGGCGCGCTTTCGAGACCGCGGAGGTCATCGCGGCGACGACTGGCGTGGATCCTGAACCGATGGCCGGCCTGCGTGAGATCCAGCTCGGCGGTTGGGAGGGACTGCGGAGCGAGGAGATCGCCGAACGGTATCCCGATGCCTGGGCGAGCTGGACGCGGGAGCCGGACTGGGACCTCGTGCCGGGCGCCGAGGGCGCGGCCTTTTTCGAGGCCCGGGTGGCCGCGGCGCTGGACGCGATCCTCGAACGGCACCAGCACGGCGACGTCCTGGTCGTGACCCACGGAGGCGTGATCCAGGTGGCGCTCCACCGCGTGGTCGGCAGGCCCAGCCGCGGGCTCTTTCCGTTCAAGATCCAGAACGCGTCCATCACGCTGCTCGAGAGGCGCAACGGACACCTGATCATCGGCGGCGTCAACGACACGAGCCATCTGGAACCGGCTCTCGTCTCAGAACCCGGACCCGGATGA